Proteins found in one Planctomycetes bacterium MalM25 genomic segment:
- the trmD gene encoding tRNA (guanine-N(1)-)-methyltransferase codes for MRFDVLTLFPEIFSGYLTQSLLKLAIDRGLTSVHTHNLRDWAKGKHKNVDDKPFGGGPGMLLMAEPVVEAVEAVQAIDGPDGSDLEPGRLLMMTPQGRRLDQPLAEDLATSGRLVLLCGRYEGFDQRVVDLLRPEEVSIGDYVLNGGEVAAMTIIDTVVRLVPGVLGDETSNQEDSFSRAGRTLEYAQYTRPREYRGRSVPEVLLSGDHEKIAAWREADAARRTAARKADS; via the coding sequence ATGCGTTTCGACGTGCTCACGCTCTTCCCCGAGATCTTCTCGGGCTACCTCACGCAGAGCCTGCTCAAGCTGGCGATCGACCGGGGCCTCACCTCGGTCCACACGCACAACCTCCGCGACTGGGCGAAAGGGAAACACAAGAACGTTGACGACAAGCCCTTCGGGGGCGGCCCCGGCATGCTGCTGATGGCCGAGCCGGTCGTCGAAGCGGTCGAGGCGGTCCAAGCGATTGACGGCCCCGACGGGTCAGATCTTGAGCCAGGAAGGCTCTTGATGATGACACCCCAAGGCAGGCGGCTCGACCAGCCGCTCGCCGAGGACCTGGCGACCTCCGGCCGCCTGGTCCTGCTGTGCGGACGCTACGAGGGCTTCGACCAACGGGTCGTCGACCTCCTGCGGCCCGAAGAGGTTTCGATCGGTGACTACGTCCTCAACGGGGGCGAGGTCGCCGCGATGACGATCATCGACACGGTCGTGCGGCTTGTGCCGGGCGTCCTTGGCGATGAGACCAGCAACCAAGAAGATTCGTTCAGCCGTGCCGGCCGGACGCTCGAATACGCCCAGTACACGCGCCCCCGCGAGTACCGCGGCCGAAGCGTCCCGGAAGTGCTGCTGAGCGGGGATCACGAGAAGATCGCCGCGTGGCGCGAGGCCGACGCGGCACGCCGCACCGCGGCGAGAAAAGCCGATAGCTGA
- the rpsP gene encoding 30S ribosomal protein S16 gives MAVRIRMKKMGRAHRHFFRICAADQKNPRDGRVLEELGTYDPMLRDVDARAKLNNERIDYWLSVGAQPSEKVAILIKKYGTNGTHAEAQRAALEKLAQPTVIPDAGEPVKKVKTEEEIKAEEEAAKAAEAKAAEEAKAAEEPAAEEASAEAASEEKPAEEEKTEEKPAEEEAKSE, from the coding sequence GTGGCAGTACGTATCCGCATGAAGAAGATGGGCCGCGCCCACCGGCACTTCTTCCGCATCTGCGCCGCCGACCAGAAGAACCCGCGCGACGGCCGCGTGCTCGAGGAGCTCGGCACCTACGACCCGATGCTCCGGGACGTCGATGCCCGCGCGAAGCTCAACAACGAGCGGATCGACTACTGGCTCAGCGTCGGCGCCCAGCCGTCGGAGAAGGTCGCGATCCTGATCAAGAAGTACGGCACCAACGGCACCCACGCCGAAGCCCAACGGGCCGCCCTCGAGAAGCTCGCCCAACCGACCGTGATCCCCGACGCGGGTGAGCCGGTCAAGAAGGTGAAGACCGAGGAAGAGATCAAGGCCGAAGAGGAGGCCGCCAAGGCCGCCGAAGCGAAGGCCGCCGAGGAAGCCAAGGCCGCCGAAGAGCCCGCCGCGGAAGAGGCGTCCGCCGAAGCCGCCTCGGAGGAGAAGCCGGCCGAAGAGGAAAAGACCGAAGAGAAGCCCGCCGAAGAAGAGGCCAAGAGCGAGTGA
- the ffh gene encoding Signal recognition particle protein — protein MFDALQENLGSAFKTLRGQGKLSEANMRDGLKLVEKSLLEADVSYDVATAFMKRVSEQALGDKVLNALKPSEQVIGIVYQELVNLMGPVDHSLHLKGKGDVTVLMMCGLQGSGKTTTCGKLGRMLKANGRKPLLVAADLQRPAAIDQLHVLGEQLDIPVFSDRESLDPVKVTGAAVEQAKKLGADVVILDTAGRLHIDDELMEQLKRVDTRCHPDQVYLVVDGMTGQDAVNSAKAFNEALELDGVIMTKLDGDARGGAAISVKEVTGVPLKFMGTGEHLENLEPFHPERMAGRILGQGDMMSLVEKAQQEFDQDEAKRLEEQLTKGEFGLDDFLKQMQQIKRLGPMKKVLGMIPGMGSMMGQLDDIDAEGDLRRLQGIIHSMTPDERRKPKTIDQSRRRRIAKGSGVEPHEVNELVKQFDTIAPIMTSMAGKGVGDRMKMMKQVQAEMSGNPTGQLAKKKQGTGKRLSAKDKARALKERQKKLKQLKKAKKGR, from the coding sequence ATGTTCGACGCCCTTCAAGAGAACCTCGGCTCCGCGTTCAAGACGCTCCGCGGCCAGGGGAAGCTGAGCGAAGCGAACATGCGCGACGGGCTGAAGCTCGTCGAGAAGTCGCTGCTGGAGGCCGACGTCTCGTACGACGTGGCGACCGCCTTCATGAAGCGGGTCTCCGAGCAGGCGCTCGGCGACAAGGTGCTCAACGCGCTCAAGCCGTCCGAGCAGGTCATCGGCATCGTCTACCAGGAGCTCGTCAACCTGATGGGCCCCGTCGACCACTCCCTCCACCTGAAGGGGAAGGGGGACGTCACGGTCCTGATGATGTGCGGCCTGCAGGGCTCGGGCAAAACGACCACCTGCGGCAAGCTCGGTCGCATGCTGAAGGCGAACGGCCGCAAGCCACTGCTCGTCGCCGCCGACCTCCAGCGCCCCGCCGCCATCGACCAACTGCACGTGCTGGGCGAGCAGCTCGACATCCCGGTCTTCAGCGACCGCGAGTCGCTGGACCCCGTGAAGGTGACCGGCGCCGCGGTCGAGCAGGCGAAGAAGCTCGGCGCCGATGTCGTTATCCTCGACACGGCGGGCCGGCTGCACATCGACGACGAGCTGATGGAGCAGCTCAAGCGGGTCGATACCCGCTGCCATCCCGACCAGGTTTACCTGGTCGTCGACGGCATGACGGGCCAGGACGCCGTGAACAGCGCGAAGGCGTTCAACGAGGCGCTCGAGCTCGACGGCGTCATCATGACCAAGCTCGACGGCGACGCCCGGGGCGGCGCGGCGATCAGTGTCAAAGAGGTGACCGGCGTCCCGCTCAAGTTCATGGGGACCGGCGAGCACCTGGAGAACCTCGAGCCGTTCCACCCGGAGCGGATGGCGGGCCGCATCCTCGGGCAGGGCGACATGATGTCGCTCGTCGAGAAGGCGCAGCAGGAGTTCGACCAGGACGAGGCGAAACGCCTCGAAGAGCAGCTGACGAAGGGGGAATTCGGCCTCGACGACTTCCTCAAGCAAATGCAGCAGATCAAACGCCTGGGCCCGATGAAGAAGGTCCTGGGCATGATCCCGGGCATGGGCTCGATGATGGGCCAGCTGGACGACATCGACGCCGAGGGCGACCTCCGCCGGCTTCAGGGCATCATCCACTCGATGACGCCCGACGAACGCCGCAAGCCGAAGACGATCGACCAGAGCCGCCGCCGCCGGATCGCGAAGGGGTCGGGTGTCGAGCCGCACGAGGTGAACGAGCTGGTCAAGCAGTTCGACACGATCGCCCCGATCATGACCTCGATGGCGGGCAAGGGCGTCGGCGACCGGATGAAGATGATGAAGCAGGTCCAGGCGGAGATGTCGGGCAACCCGACCGGCCAGCTCGCCAAGAAGAAGCAGGGGACCGGCAAGCGGCTCTCCGCGAAGGACAAGGCGCGGGCCCTGAAAGAGCGTCAGAAGAAGCTGAAACAGCTGAAAAAGGCGAAGAAAGGCCGCTGA
- a CDS encoding Plasmid stabilization system protein, which produces MMASYEVVITDLAERDIEAAFVWWRDNRSADQAERWLDSIYPAFASLSEMPERCSRIEESHLYQGDLRQLAFGLGKRPSHRIIIGIREGVVEVLRIRHGSQRRLTVDDL; this is translated from the coding sequence ATGATGGCGTCGTACGAAGTCGTCATCACCGATCTTGCCGAACGTGACATCGAAGCGGCGTTCGTTTGGTGGCGTGACAACCGCTCCGCCGACCAGGCAGAGCGATGGCTCGATTCGATCTACCCCGCCTTCGCTTCCCTTTCCGAGATGCCCGAGCGTTGCTCGCGGATCGAGGAGAGCCACCTCTATCAAGGGGACCTCCGGCAGCTCGCTTTCGGGCTCGGTAAGCGACCTAGCCATCGAATCATCATCGGGATCCGAGAGGGAGTTGTTGAGGTCTTACGAATCCGACACGGGTCGCAACGTCGGCTCACCGTTGATGATCTTTGA
- the argS gene encoding Arginine--tRNA ligase, with protein MNALAELRRRFAAALTLLADDAAGLADMVLPSQDAKFGDYQANCAMPLGKRLGKPPRDIAAELVASLSAQEGFDALCEPPEIAGPGFINLRLRDGWLTAALTGAIGDDRLGVTPTEPKRRYVLDYSSPNVAKPMHVGHIRSTVIGDALAQVLGFLGHDVLTDNHLGDWGTQFGMILYGYKHLRDDAALAESEVTELGRLYKLVNQIGDHQATVADKLPALAEKIAAAEERVEELKAIEPTGDAKKDKQAAKKLRQAEGGLADLRKELAVTKEKVAAFEADPKLAAISNEHPTIGASALAETAKLHAGDPENTALWERFLPACLDELQKTYDRLHVSFDHTLGESFYHDRLGPVVEDLKAKGLARESDGAQCVFLEGHDAPFLVQKKDGAFLYATTDLATIQYRMEEWKPDAMLYVVDHRQSLHFEQLFETAKRWGFKDLEMTHVAFGTVLGEDGKPYKTRSGSAVGLMGLLDEAVDRAMAIAEKSPILTSDDERREVAERIGIGAIKYADLAHNRTSDYTFSYDKMLAMSGNTAAYMQYSVARVKSIFGKGDVSVDDLRSSDSQLGLDAPAERALGLELLRFSEALDRVAAEYKPNHLTSYLFDLAQRFAEFFEQCPVLKADDEATKNSRLLLCDLVARTLERGLELLGIETVERM; from the coding sequence ATGAACGCCCTCGCCGAACTCCGTCGCCGCTTCGCGGCCGCTCTGACCCTCCTCGCCGACGACGCCGCCGGCCTGGCCGACATGGTCCTGCCCAGCCAGGACGCCAAGTTCGGCGACTACCAGGCCAACTGCGCGATGCCGCTGGGCAAACGCCTCGGCAAGCCGCCGCGCGACATCGCAGCGGAGCTGGTCGCGTCGCTCTCTGCCCAGGAGGGCTTCGACGCCCTCTGCGAGCCGCCCGAGATCGCCGGCCCGGGGTTCATCAACCTCCGCCTCCGCGACGGCTGGCTCACCGCCGCGCTAACCGGGGCGATCGGCGATGACCGGTTGGGCGTCACGCCAACCGAGCCTAAACGCCGCTACGTGCTCGACTACTCCTCGCCGAACGTGGCGAAGCCGATGCACGTGGGGCACATCCGCTCGACCGTCATCGGCGACGCGCTCGCCCAGGTGCTCGGATTCCTCGGCCACGACGTCCTCACCGACAACCACCTCGGCGACTGGGGCACCCAGTTCGGGATGATCCTCTACGGCTACAAGCACCTGCGCGACGACGCGGCGCTCGCCGAGTCGGAGGTGACCGAGCTCGGCCGGCTCTACAAGCTGGTGAACCAGATCGGCGACCACCAGGCGACGGTCGCCGACAAGCTGCCCGCCCTCGCCGAGAAGATCGCCGCCGCCGAAGAGCGGGTCGAAGAGCTGAAGGCGATCGAGCCGACCGGCGACGCCAAAAAGGACAAGCAGGCCGCAAAGAAGCTCCGCCAAGCCGAGGGCGGTCTGGCCGACTTGCGGAAGGAGCTCGCCGTCACCAAAGAGAAGGTCGCCGCGTTCGAGGCCGACCCGAAGCTCGCCGCCATCAGCAACGAGCACCCGACGATCGGCGCGTCCGCCCTCGCCGAGACGGCCAAGCTGCACGCGGGCGACCCCGAGAACACGGCCCTGTGGGAGCGTTTCCTGCCGGCGTGCCTCGACGAATTGCAGAAGACGTACGACCGGCTCCACGTCTCGTTCGACCACACGCTCGGCGAGAGCTTCTATCACGACCGCCTCGGCCCGGTTGTTGAGGACCTGAAGGCGAAGGGCCTCGCCCGCGAGTCGGACGGCGCGCAGTGCGTCTTCCTCGAAGGGCACGACGCCCCGTTCCTCGTGCAAAAGAAGGACGGCGCCTTCCTCTACGCGACCACCGACCTGGCGACCATCCAGTACCGAATGGAGGAGTGGAAACCCGACGCGATGCTGTACGTCGTCGACCACCGGCAGTCGCTCCACTTCGAGCAGCTGTTCGAGACGGCCAAGCGGTGGGGTTTCAAAGACCTCGAAATGACGCATGTCGCCTTCGGCACGGTCCTGGGCGAGGACGGCAAGCCCTACAAGACGCGCAGCGGTTCGGCGGTCGGGCTCATGGGCCTCTTGGACGAAGCGGTCGACCGCGCGATGGCGATCGCCGAGAAGAGCCCGATCCTCACCTCCGACGACGAACGCCGCGAGGTCGCGGAGCGGATCGGCATCGGCGCGATCAAGTACGCCGACCTCGCCCATAACCGCACCAGCGACTACACGTTTAGCTACGACAAGATGCTCGCGATGAGCGGCAACACGGCCGCGTACATGCAGTACAGCGTGGCGCGGGTGAAGAGCATCTTCGGGAAGGGGGACGTTTCGGTGGATGATCTGCGGTCTTCCGACTCGCAGCTTGGGCTCGACGCTCCGGCCGAGCGGGCTCTCGGGCTCGAACTGCTCCGCTTCAGCGAGGCGCTCGACCGCGTCGCGGCCGAGTACAAGCCGAACCACCTGACGTCCTACCTCTTCGACCTCGCCCAGCGCTTCGCCGAGTTCTTCGAGCAGTGCCCCGTGCTCAAAGCCGACGACGAGGCGACGAAGAACAGCCGGTTGCTGCTGTGCGATTTGGTGGCCCGGACGCTGGAGCGTGGGTTAGAATTGTTGGGTATAGAAACCGTCGAACGGATGTAA
- the rsfS gene encoding Ribosomal silencing factor RsfS produces the protein MPASALEATIADKIETQSGQSVPKPGEASSLELALAAAQVAHDNRGEEIVVLDLRELTPVFDFFVVCTGNSRRQLHAISEDIDHRLEDDLGEPRMGIEGYRENQWILLDYGSIVIHIFDTETREFYALEDLWTDAARVALPWDEEEAS, from the coding sequence ATGCCAGCCAGCGCTCTGGAGGCCACGATCGCCGACAAGATCGAAACCCAATCCGGCCAAAGCGTCCCCAAGCCGGGCGAGGCGTCCAGCCTCGAATTGGCCCTCGCCGCCGCCCAGGTGGCCCACGACAACCGCGGCGAAGAGATCGTCGTGCTCGACCTGCGCGAGCTCACCCCGGTGTTCGACTTTTTCGTGGTCTGCACCGGCAACAGCCGCCGGCAGCTGCACGCGATCAGCGAAGACATCGACCACCGCCTCGAGGACGACCTCGGCGAACCGCGGATGGGGATCGAGGGGTACCGCGAGAACCAGTGGATCCTGCTCGACTACGGTTCGATCGTGATCCACATCTTCGACACCGAAACCCGCGAGTTCTACGCGCTCGAGGACCTGTGGACCGACGCCGCCCGCGTCGCCCTGCCTTGGGACGAAGAAGAGGCGAGTTGA
- the bcp_1 gene encoding Putative peroxiredoxin bcp has protein sequence MPTTDSDWIEPGAKAPAFTLTADDGQKVRLSELKGAPVVLYFYPKDDTPGCTKEACAFRDAESKLAKAGATVLGVSPDDVASHVKFRDKYSLNFPLLADPDHKIAVKYGAWREKNMYGKKSMGIQRSTFVIDAAGKVAKVWKRVKVDGHDQQVLDALAELEG, from the coding sequence ATGCCCACGACCGATAGCGACTGGATCGAGCCCGGCGCGAAAGCGCCCGCCTTCACCCTGACCGCCGACGATGGTCAGAAGGTTCGCCTCAGCGAGCTAAAAGGCGCCCCCGTGGTGCTTTATTTTTATCCGAAGGACGACACGCCCGGCTGCACGAAGGAGGCCTGCGCCTTCCGCGACGCCGAGTCGAAGCTCGCCAAGGCGGGCGCCACGGTGCTGGGCGTGAGCCCCGACGACGTGGCGAGCCACGTGAAGTTCCGCGACAAGTACTCGCTCAATTTCCCGCTGTTGGCCGACCCGGACCACAAGATCGCCGTGAAGTACGGCGCCTGGCGGGAGAAGAATATGTACGGCAAGAAGTCGATGGGCATCCAGCGGAGCACCTTCGTGATCGACGCCGCCGGCAAGGTGGCCAAGGTGTGGAAGCGGGTGAAGGTCGATGGTCACGACCAACAGGTGCTCGACGCCCTGGCGGAGTTGGAGGGCTAG
- the fhcD gene encoding Formyltransferase/hydrolase complex subunit D: protein MKPADSSFDTSAHAEAFAARYARLIVTAADTHWLTAVSQALCGYGSSVIGCDAEIAVERPLAPSETPDGRAGVAVLAFAFRGAALGRAVANRVGQTVLTCPTAAVFDGLPEASDRAPLGDYLRCFGDGHERQAADRWTLPIMEGEVSFPATIGLGRGVAGGNLLFCGRDQPTALAPAQRAAESLRELPGIITPFPGGVCRSGSKVGSRYRKLIASTNEAYCPTLQDSVASKLPKGTACVYELIINGVDEAAVRTAMRTALAVARDYDLLTVTAADYGGRLGGVRIPLSELLS from the coding sequence ATGAAACCGGCGGACTCCTCGTTCGACACCAGCGCCCACGCCGAAGCGTTCGCCGCACGCTACGCGCGGCTGATCGTCACCGCGGCGGACACGCACTGGCTCACGGCTGTCAGTCAGGCGCTGTGCGGGTACGGGTCGAGCGTTATCGGGTGTGACGCGGAGATCGCCGTCGAGCGCCCGCTCGCCCCGAGCGAGACGCCCGACGGACGCGCCGGCGTGGCGGTGCTCGCCTTCGCGTTCCGCGGCGCGGCGCTCGGCCGGGCGGTCGCCAACCGGGTTGGACAGACCGTGCTGACCTGCCCAACCGCCGCCGTGTTCGATGGCCTGCCCGAAGCGTCCGACCGTGCTCCGCTGGGCGATTACCTCCGCTGCTTCGGCGACGGCCACGAGCGGCAGGCAGCCGACAGGTGGACGCTCCCCATCATGGAGGGGGAGGTCAGTTTCCCGGCGACAATCGGCCTCGGCCGAGGCGTCGCGGGTGGCAACCTCCTCTTCTGCGGCCGCGATCAGCCGACCGCCTTAGCCCCGGCCCAGCGGGCCGCGGAGTCCTTGCGCGAACTGCCCGGAATCATCACCCCGTTCCCGGGCGGCGTCTGCCGCAGCGGCAGCAAGGTCGGCTCCCGGTACCGCAAACTCATCGCCTCGACGAACGAGGCGTACTGCCCCACGCTGCAAGATTCGGTCGCGTCGAAGCTTCCCAAAGGGACCGCGTGTGTCTATGAGTTGATCATCAACGGCGTCGATGAGGCCGCGGTCCGCACCGCGATGCGGACCGCCCTCGCAGTCGCCCGCGATTACGACCTGCTCACCGTCACCGCCGCTGATTATGGTGGACGCCTCGGCGGTGTCCGCATCCCACTCTCTGAGTTGTTGAGTTGA
- a CDS encoding Amidohydrolase, with translation MKNLTQRREAVFVLLLASASALAQEPVESDSRQLLLKDFRPESQLATPRTPIEHASFPVVDVHTHPKRRLRHDPARLDEFIGVMDAHRVALCVSLDGGLGDDLEEHLAYLRPHSGRFLVFANVDWIGGGQRDDPATWDCHRPGFARRTAQRLAEAKRSGVVGLKVFKQLGLGYRNPDGSLVAIDDPRWDPIWAACGELGLPVIIHSADPVAFFEPIDETNERWEELSRHPDWSFHGVDPTGRPWPTHEKLLAARNRVIERHPRTTFLGAHLANHPENLAEVGEWLERFPNLVVEISSRIAELGRQPYTAREFFIEWQDRILFGTDGPRPAARLSPHWRFFETRDEYFAYAENPFPPQGLWRIHGIDLPESVLKKLYHENAARVIPGVREKLQRVTKSKAWGP, from the coding sequence TTGAAGAATCTCACGCAAAGGCGCGAAGCAGTTTTCGTCCTGCTGCTCGCGAGCGCGTCGGCGTTGGCGCAGGAGCCGGTTGAAAGCGACAGCCGGCAGCTCCTGCTCAAGGACTTTCGCCCCGAGTCGCAACTCGCCACACCACGGACGCCGATCGAGCACGCGAGCTTCCCGGTGGTCGACGTCCACACGCACCCGAAGCGCCGGCTGCGGCACGACCCGGCGCGGCTTGATGAGTTTATCGGCGTCATGGACGCGCACCGCGTGGCGCTCTGTGTCAGTCTCGACGGCGGGTTGGGGGATGACCTAGAGGAGCACCTCGCGTACCTGCGCCCCCACTCAGGTCGGTTCCTCGTCTTCGCAAACGTCGACTGGATCGGCGGAGGCCAGCGCGACGACCCGGCGACCTGGGACTGCCACCGCCCCGGCTTCGCGCGCCGCACCGCCCAGCGTTTGGCGGAAGCCAAACGATCAGGCGTCGTCGGCCTCAAGGTCTTCAAGCAACTCGGCCTCGGTTACCGCAACCCGGACGGCTCGCTCGTGGCGATCGACGACCCGCGGTGGGACCCGATTTGGGCGGCGTGCGGCGAGCTCGGTCTGCCGGTCATTATCCACTCGGCCGACCCGGTCGCCTTCTTCGAGCCGATCGACGAGACCAACGAACGCTGGGAAGAACTCAGCCGCCACCCCGATTGGAGCTTCCACGGCGTCGATCCGACGGGGCGGCCGTGGCCGACGCACGAGAAGCTGCTCGCCGCCCGCAACCGGGTGATCGAACGCCATCCGCGGACGACCTTCCTGGGCGCCCACCTGGCGAACCACCCCGAGAATCTCGCCGAGGTGGGGGAGTGGCTGGAGCGGTTCCCCAATTTGGTGGTCGAGATCTCGTCGCGCATCGCCGAGCTGGGCCGCCAGCCGTACACGGCGCGAGAATTCTTCATCGAGTGGCAAGATCGCATCCTCTTCGGCACCGACGGCCCCCGACCCGCGGCCCGCCTGAGCCCTCACTGGCGGTTCTTTGAGACCCGCGACGAGTACTTTGCCTACGCCGAAAACCCCTTCCCTCCGCAGGGGCTGTGGCGGATTCACGGGATCGATCTGCCCGAATCGGTGCTGAAGAAGCTGTATCACGAGAACGCCGCCCGGGTGATTCCGGGCGTGCGAGAGAAGCTCCAGCGGGTGACAAAATCGAAAGCCTGGGGGCCTTAG
- the rpsA_1 gene encoding 30S ribosomal protein S1 — protein MGRRVTNLRDTPFVRVQTAEAASGMNQETDVATHKVESSEESSPEATTETPTAKESSSPAATAPAAEAAPAEAAPAPPAGEAPAAESAAGERPSDRLQVGAKREEGARPDAALKPKPVNPVTEGEGVPIDTKSYPPPNARTAPTDEEEAELAKLMEGASAAEVLDTEAAAAPKELESGSKQKGKVIKVTGDSVFVDLGTHLQGVVPLKQFEPKKTVDPKPAAPAEAEATEAAKAETPAAEGDAPAEADPESHAPDEGAEIEVVVSGLNADEGLYELRLPAAAQEIGDWDEVESGKVVEVTITGKNKGGLECKVSGIRGFMPMGQISIFRVENPEEYVGQRLTAVITEANRARKNVILSHRAVMERERAENRDKLIAELAPGQMRDGVVRSLRDFGAFVDLGGVDGLVHVSKLSWDRISHPKEVLTEGQTIQVKIEKIDKETGKIALSYREAAANPWDSAEADFPVNSSVTGKITKTMDFGAFVRLGPGVEGLIHISELDHKRVHRVTDVVSEGQEVEAKVLSVDRGKQRIALSLKALMAAPAKPERQKREDEPDEPKRERPKFKNLKGGTGSGGGDGEKFGLKW, from the coding sequence TTGGGCCGGCGCGTAACCAATCTGCGGGACACGCCGTTCGTGCGTGTCCAGACTGCCGAGGCCGCGAGCGGGATGAACCAAGAGACCGACGTGGCGACTCATAAGGTTGAGTCGTCCGAAGAGTCTTCGCCGGAAGCGACGACCGAAACCCCCACCGCGAAGGAATCCTCCAGCCCCGCCGCGACAGCGCCAGCCGCTGAGGCAGCGCCCGCTGAAGCCGCGCCCGCGCCCCCTGCGGGTGAGGCGCCGGCAGCCGAGTCCGCCGCGGGCGAACGCCCCAGCGATCGCCTCCAGGTCGGGGCGAAGCGTGAGGAGGGCGCCCGGCCCGACGCCGCGTTGAAGCCCAAGCCGGTGAACCCGGTCACCGAGGGCGAGGGCGTGCCGATCGACACCAAAAGCTATCCGCCCCCCAACGCGCGCACCGCGCCGACCGACGAGGAAGAGGCGGAGCTCGCCAAGCTGATGGAGGGCGCCTCGGCCGCCGAGGTGCTCGACACCGAGGCCGCCGCCGCGCCGAAGGAGCTCGAGTCGGGCTCGAAGCAGAAGGGCAAGGTGATCAAGGTCACCGGCGACTCGGTCTTCGTCGATCTCGGCACGCACCTGCAGGGCGTCGTGCCGCTCAAGCAGTTCGAGCCGAAGAAGACCGTCGACCCCAAGCCGGCCGCTCCTGCTGAAGCCGAAGCCACCGAAGCCGCCAAGGCCGAGACGCCCGCCGCCGAGGGCGACGCGCCCGCCGAAGCGGATCCCGAATCGCACGCCCCCGACGAGGGAGCGGAGATCGAGGTCGTCGTCTCGGGTCTGAACGCGGACGAGGGTCTCTACGAGCTGAGGCTCCCCGCCGCGGCGCAAGAGATCGGCGATTGGGACGAGGTCGAATCGGGCAAGGTCGTCGAGGTGACGATCACCGGCAAGAACAAGGGTGGCCTCGAGTGCAAGGTCTCCGGCATCCGCGGCTTCATGCCGATGGGGCAGATCTCGATCTTCCGTGTTGAGAACCCGGAGGAGTACGTCGGTCAGCGGCTGACGGCCGTCATCACCGAGGCGAACCGCGCCCGCAAGAACGTGATCCTCAGCCACCGCGCCGTGATGGAGCGTGAGCGGGCCGAGAACCGCGACAAGCTGATCGCGGAGCTGGCGCCCGGTCAGATGCGCGACGGCGTCGTCCGGTCGCTGCGCGACTTCGGCGCCTTTGTCGACCTAGGCGGCGTCGATGGCTTGGTCCACGTGAGCAAGCTGTCGTGGGACCGCATCAGCCACCCGAAGGAGGTCCTCACCGAGGGCCAGACGATCCAGGTCAAGATCGAGAAGATCGACAAGGAGACCGGCAAGATCGCCCTCTCCTACCGCGAGGCGGCCGCCAATCCGTGGGACTCGGCCGAGGCCGATTTCCCGGTCAACTCGTCCGTGACGGGCAAGATCACCAAGACGATGGACTTCGGCGCCTTCGTGCGGCTGGGGCCGGGCGTCGAGGGGCTGATCCACATCTCGGAGCTCGACCACAAGCGGGTCCACCGCGTGACGGATGTCGTCAGCGAGGGCCAGGAGGTCGAGGCGAAGGTCCTGTCGGTCGATCGCGGCAAGCAGCGGATCGCCCTCTCGCTCAAGGCGCTGATGGCCGCCCCGGCGAAGCCCGAGCGGCAGAAGCGTGAGGACGAGCCCGATGAACCCAAACGCGAACGCCCCAAGTTCAAGAACCTCAAGGGCGGCACCGGCAGCGGCGGTGGCGACGGCGAGAAATTCGGGCTGAAGTGGTGA
- a CDS encoding Isoprenylcysteine carboxyl methyltransferase (ICMT) family protein, whose protein sequence is MNLTDAPLHALAAAGLFVLWAVAEGAIHALGWFQPESPKRQRAGLTWLQTAFIGSVLVGWLDAVTFHLSDFGSAWIHAAGAALVLAGLAIRLVARATLGRNFSGFVQTCDAHHLETGGVYAWVRHPAYSGFVGMLVGYPLCFGSLLSLAIAAVVGFPALAYRIHREEAALTDWFGDDYRDYQRRTCRLIPFVW, encoded by the coding sequence ATGAATCTCACCGACGCCCCGCTGCACGCCCTGGCGGCCGCGGGGCTGTTCGTTCTATGGGCGGTCGCCGAGGGAGCGATCCACGCGCTCGGGTGGTTCCAGCCCGAGAGCCCGAAGCGCCAGCGAGCGGGGCTCACTTGGTTGCAGACCGCCTTCATCGGCTCGGTGCTGGTCGGTTGGCTCGACGCGGTCACCTTCCATCTGAGCGACTTCGGCTCAGCCTGGATTCACGCGGCCGGAGCGGCGTTGGTGCTGGCGGGGCTGGCGATCCGGCTGGTCGCACGAGCGACCCTGGGGCGGAACTTCAGCGGCTTCGTCCAGACGTGTGACGCCCACCACCTGGAGACCGGCGGCGTCTACGCCTGGGTGCGGCACCCGGCGTACAGCGGCTTCGTGGGCATGCTGGTCGGCTACCCGCTCTGCTTTGGCAGCCTGCTGAGCCTGGCGATCGCAGCGGTTGTCGGCTTCCCCGCCCTGGCGTATCGAATCCACCGTGAAGAGGCCGCCCTCACGGATTGGTTCGGCGACGACTACCGGGACTATCAGCGCCGCACCTGCCGGCTGATCCCGTTCGTCTGGTAG